The Neurospora crassa OR74A linkage group I, whole genome shotgun sequence genome segment ATCTgccaaggaaaaagaaggaagtataCGAGACATCCAAGAGATTAGGTGATGCCGTATGTGCACTTGCGGAACAGAACTCGTGACAGTTTCTGGAGTGTCCAGAAGCGTTTTGAATACAGTGTTGGCAGCCTTGTGGGTCAACAAGTTTTCGGTCGTCGAACGAGATGCAAGTGATGTAAGTCAAACTGACACTGATCGCTGCCCTCGTGGCCAGCTGTGGTGAGTATTGTGGAACACGGTAAAAGTCGTGGTTTTGCAACATGTGTTAGGAGATCTGTCTTGGGAAGTTTGTTTAACTTGTTTCAAAGTCATATTGTGTTTTCGGCCTTGCATCAACGTAGCTAACCACGGAGATCACTGTTTATAGTGTACAAGTCTGGGCTTCCTTGAAAGTTATCTATCAAAAATTCTTCTTAGAAGACAGGTATTATAGATATGAAGCTACAGGCTCGGAGATAAACAAATGGTCAAGTTAGGTACTAACCTGTAAGTTGTGAACTTTAAGTAAATACACGCCTCTGTCCATTAGGTAGCATACCCGAACAAATACACCTGCAATCTGGAAGCACATCCGGCATGCACGAGGGTGTAAATCGCACATACCTATGCAGCGCATCGCATTGCAAGTACTTTTAATTTGGTCTAATCGGGAATGTGTTCAGTCTCGACCACATCCTGATATCACCTCATCTTATCTGAACCACCTGGATCTCAACTCTCATTGTTCACTCACACTTCTTCCGGGCTTCTAACATCTCATATAATTACCCACGTGTCATCAGCTTTTCTCTATGCATAAAAGAGGACGATATATACAGACAACAAAAGGAAGTCTTCAAAAAAATCATCAAACCTTCTATGCCGGAACACACCACATCGAACTAGCctaacaccaccaaccatcaccaccaccaccaccgtctaCTGCTCATACAACGCCCTCAACAGCGTGCTCAACCTCCTTCGCTTCGGGACCGTAGCCCTCCCCTCCATCCTCACAAACACcgtcccctccttcctctccctcaacaCCCTTCCAATCGCCATGTAATTTTCAACGGCACCAATCATCGGGCCCCTAGCCTCGCTCGGTATCCGTTGCATCTCAGGCCTCGCGCCCCCATACAGCTCAAACGCATTTTCCAAAAGCCGTCTTCTCATCCGCTCAATGACCTCGGGACCCTCGGGGTTCTCCAAGACCATCTTGTGCGTCAAcccttccttcttgagcCAGGTGGTAGGCAAGTAAACGCGCCCGATACGTGCGTCGACGACGATGTCACGAGCGATGTTGACGTACTGCAGCGCGATGCCCATCCGGCACGCGGCGGTCTCGAGCTCGCGCTTCTGAGTGTCCGACATGTCTGGCAGGCAGTGGTAGATGATGAGGGCGATGCAGAGCTCGCCGACGGTACCGGCGACATAGATAGCGTAGTTCTCAAGGTCCTTGTCGTCGGCGATGGGGTATTGGAGATCCGTAGAGTCGGAAGTACCGTGGAAGGTGAATTGAGAGTCCATCTCGAAACCCTTGATGAGATCGTAAAGAGGCTTGGGAGGAAGAATGTGAGTGggcaggaggtggagggcttGGTAGGCACAGGGAGGGAACGCTGTCTTGATGTAGGCGTCGATTCGCTCCGCCTTTTTCTTGGGGTCCTCGGTGGCGTCCGCGTCCTTGTAGTGCAGATCAAGGAAGTGGTTCAGCTTCGCGGTCCAGGACAAGACCTCACGGCGAGATTTGGCGTCGTCGACTAGATCATCAGCCAGGCGACAGAAGGAGTACCTGAGATGATTTATTAGTTCAAGTCCGGAACTTTGCTTAGGCTGAATGGGTACTTACAGCAGGATCAGGTCAATGCGGAGTCGACCAGAAAAGAGCGAATTGGCCAGGTAAAAACTCCTGCTCTTCAGGCGCAGTCTCTCGACCGCTTCTCTCAGGCCCTCAATGCGCTCAAGATCGTACCTGGAAGTGTTGATAAGACGGCTTTGAAGAAGCATATGAGTTGTCGGATACCGGTTGACCTTGGGGAACAGAGTTGGGAAAGCGTAAATGACGGCCAGATATTGATCGAACGCGGCCATACCGCCAACGATGAGCATGTTGGTCACCAGGAAGAACGTGGCTTCTTCAATGTCCAACTTGCCAAACAGACAAAAATCGAGCTTCGTCCCCGATCCGATGGACCAAGTACCCCTGTGCAAGGCAAACTCGTCTACCGCCCAAAGATAGAAGGTGGGTAGGAACATCGGGAGCACCGTCGCGTACCAGGGTAGGCTGAGAATGAAGCGCCCAGCGAGGGTCCAGATAGCCAGTAAGAACGGACAAGCCCAAACAAGGATCAAGCCGAGATAGCTTGTTTCCTGATGAACCTGAGCGGCATTCCATCCCCATACCGACAAGGCTACGAGGACTACCTGGCCGGTAACCTTGACAACCCTCATCCATGCTGGCGGGTTTTGTTGATTGTTGAGGTGCAACGCGTGCAGCACCGGCTTGTTGAAGAGGATGTATACGAGCGCCGTGATGTAAGTCTGTATCACAAAGAAGAACAGCTCTTCAAAGGGAATTCCAAGCAAACGCGGCCCAACAATGGCTTCTGGTGGGTAAGACCATACTTTGTGCTTAATCAAGTAGGCATCCCATGGCAGAGCGGCGGTaaaggcgacgacgacgaggaagccTGTTTGGATGAGATGTATCCTGTTGAGAATGGGGTAGGCGATAGCGGTGAGAAGTACCGCCGCGGGTACCGTGAATTTTAAGTGACTATCATGTATCTCATCAGCAATGATGTTTCCCAGGACTAAAGGGTGGTGGCTGTCAGATCTGGTACTCACACAAAAGCATAGTCGTACATCTTGGGCAGTCTCTATAGCTTGTTGGCGCTATTGTCATATAGAGCCGTGGACGTAGAAGCCTATCTTGTCATGAGAGATGAAGCAAGACCTCTGCACATGAGAAAGAAACCTATAGAGGTTGGCGCTGGGGCGTCGATCTGGCTTTGTCCTGACTGTGAAAGGCCCGGATTGCTAAGAGAGGCAACCGACACGTCGAATGCGTCCAGAGCAGA includes the following:
- the al-2 gene encoding phytoene synthase — encoded protein: MYDYAFVHLKFTVPAAVLLTAIAYPILNRIHLIQTGFLVVVAFTAALPWDAYLIKHKVWSYPPEAIVGPRLLGIPFEELFFFVIQTYITALVYILFNKPVLHALHLNNQQNPPAWMRVVKVTGQVVLVALSVWGWNAAQVHQETSYLGLILVWACPFLLAIWTLAGRFILSLPWYATVLPMFLPTFYLWAVDEFALHRGTWSIGSGTKLDFCLFGKLDIEEATFFLVTNMLIVGGMAAFDQYLAVIYAFPTLFPKVNRYPTTHMLLQSRLINTSRYDLERIEGLREAVERLRLKSRSFYLANSLFSGRLRIDLILLYSFCRLADDLVDDAKSRREVLSWTAKLNHFLDLHYKDADATEDPKKKAERIDAYIKTAFPPCAYQALHLLPTHILPPKPLYDLIKGFEMDSQFTFHGTSDSTDLQYPIADDKDLENYAIYVAGTVGELCIALIIYHCLPDMSDTQKRELETAACRMGIALQYVNIARDIVVDARIGRVYLPTTWLKKEGLTHKMVLENPEGPEVIERMRRRLLENAFELYGGARPEMQRIPSEARGPMIGAVENYMAIGRVLRERKEGTVFVRMEGRATVPKRRRLSTLLRALYEQ